From the genome of Gimesia chilikensis:
TTCTAAGCAGGCGAGGTATTTAGAAACCACCGAGCCCACCACCGCCGCCGCCAAAACCGCCGCCGCCGCCGAATCCACCACCACCGCCACCGAATCCTCCACCAAAACCACCGCGGGTAGAGATGAAACGATAGTAGTCGATTTCCGCTTCTCGTGAGTTTAGCGAACGGGAATAAGGAGTCGCGACAACCGTACGTTGATCGGCGTCCTGATTTCCGAGATCGGTCAGGATCCGCGCGACCAGTTGCCGACGATAAGCGTCCAACTCGGGCGCATAGTTGTTATCACTGCGTTCCACAATGACCGGGTAAGGGGTGCTGCGCATGCGGGCACCAATTTCCAGAATATGATCCTTACCATTCGTGGTCAGCTCGGCACTGTTTTCGACGAATTCGTTCCGGTTGATGATGAAGTCAACCGCTTCGGCATTCGATTCCATGGTGTGGTAATGCGCACGGTTGACACTTCCCAGAGGATAGACCTCCGGAATTGCCAGGGAGCGCTTATGGAATCCCCAGTTGCCGCCTCCACCCCAGCGGCAGCAACCAGCTACCAGCATCAGACAGCTGGCAGTAAGGATCCATTTTTGTATTATCGTGAAACGGGCCATCATGTCCCTCGGTACTTACGACTTAATATCTGGTGATGAACTACAGCGGTGTATGCTGACGGTCCATCATTATTTTGCAGGCTGATTTGCTGCTGGTAAACGTGCCTGCCCATTCACCTGAAATTTATTTTCCCTGACCAATCCAGGGAAATCCGGATCGGCTGTCCTGCGGTTCTGCAGACTGCTGTCTCATGCGGGTATCAATGTAACCGGTCGGCTGAATCTGGCTGTCCATCTCGGGAGCCGAATTCTGGAAGCGATCCTTGATCATCTGTGTGAATCGACGCTGTCCCGGTTGTTGTCCCTGGTTTCTTCTTGAAAACCCGGTCGACTGTGCCTGTGGCCCGCTGACACCGGGAGCCGGTGGTGGCGGTAAAGGCTGATGCGACTGGATCGGACCTGGTGACTGAGCCGGTTGCTGAGGCTGGGTGGGAAAACCACCGCCCCGTTGCGGAATCGGTTGTGTCACAGGTCCCTGCTGATAGGTGCCTGTCTGTTCCGGCGGATAGTAAGGAAAAGCAGGAGACGGATTGAATGGCTGGTAACCAACCTCAATTCCCTGTCCGGCTCCTCGACCGTAGGGCTGCAACTGATAGACGGCACGATCGGGAGCACCTTCGGTCATGTTATATTTATAGAATTCTTTGTCGTGGGGAACGGTAACTTCATGCCCGGGATAAGGGGGAACTTCATCCTCTTCCATTGGATGTACCAGTTGTGGCGTTACTGTAATCAAGAGCTCTGACTCACCCTGAGTCGATTTCTTGGAACTGAAGAGGTATGCTCCGACCAGGGGAATTTCGCCCAGCCAGGGAATTCGTGTTACTCCCGTGGTGGTATCGTGACCGAACAGACCAGCCAGTACGATAGTCTGGCCTTCACGGAGTTCGACCGTGGTCTGTGCGCGACGTGAGTTCAGTCCGGGGATCCCCTGTACCGAGTTATTATCATTCACCTGACTGTATTCAGGTACAATCCGCATGCGGATCAGGTCCTTATCGAGCACGATCGGTGTGACGACGATTGAGGTACCAAAACCGCGGAAGGTCGTCGATGTCCCCTGTGCTCCTCCGACCCCAACGATGGTCGGTACTGCAAATTCACCCCCAGCCAGGAAGCTGGCAGAGTGACCGCTTAAGACCGTCAGCGTGGGTCGGGCCATAATCTTGGTCGTACCATTCTCGGCCAGAGCGTTGATCAATACATTGACCTCGCCGGCTTCAAAGATACCAGTCAGCGTTGAAGGGACCCCGCCCATCGTTGATCCCAGAAACTGACGACCGCCGTCGAACAGCACGCTCAGGTCAACCCCCAGCTGCCGCATCATCGTGCGATTGATCTGGGCAATGGTGACATGAATCATGACCTGGAACTCACCGGGAATCTCCAGCATGTTCACAATCAACGAAGATCCATAGAGGTTATTGCCGTAACTGTTAAGCGCGTCGCCATAACCTCCTCCCCCATAATAACCCGCTCCCACACCGGCAGGCTGTGGTCCGCCCAGGTTTCCTTCGTAGTTGATGACTTCACCACGAATCACATTCATGATGTTTGCCGCTTCGGTGGGATCAGAAGCCTGACCCTTTACGATGATCTTTCGTGACAGGGGAATCAGATAAACCTTACTGTTGGGGAACAGCACGGCAATTTTGCGTTCCAGCTTGCCGTAGTCGATCCGTCGCTGTCCTTCCAGGCTGGGATCCTGAATCGTGTGAACCAGGTATGTGATCGGTGTTTCATCATTTTCGAACCAGAGAGTCAGAGTGGTTGTTCCCAACTCCAGACCCACGATCGAAACTTCAGTCGGGGAATAAGTCACGAATTCAATGATCGAAGGATCAGCGATTGCGTAACGACGAA
Proteins encoded in this window:
- a CDS encoding type II and III secretion system protein family protein, whose amino-acid sequence is MYKQNCHGSAFRNNEKRRAQFVMNWAALFFITFSSIAHTAFAQGPSMRPLPPRQPVNQYAPANQYQPANQYGPAPMQVSAPPAQSYQQPSYPQQLPVAQQPQGVIPIQDAHAPNAGPQIQMVQDTGRITRKPLPTQIRSTPGIFDEMEIIIRRSQLIITNSRIRRYAIADPSIIEFVTYSPTEVSIVGLELGTTTLTLWFENDETPITYLVHTIQDPSLEGQRRIDYGKLERKIAVLFPNSKVYLIPLSRKIIVKGQASDPTEAANIMNVIRGEVINYEGNLGGPQPAGVGAGYYGGGGYGDALNSYGNNLYGSSLIVNMLEIPGEFQVMIHVTIAQINRTMMRQLGVDLSVLFDGGRQFLGSTMGGVPSTLTGIFEAGEVNVLINALAENGTTKIMARPTLTVLSGHSASFLAGGEFAVPTIVGVGGAQGTSTTFRGFGTSIVVTPIVLDKDLIRMRIVPEYSQVNDNNSVQGIPGLNSRRAQTTVELREGQTIVLAGLFGHDTTTGVTRIPWLGEIPLVGAYLFSSKKSTQGESELLITVTPQLVHPMEEDEVPPYPGHEVTVPHDKEFYKYNMTEGAPDRAVYQLQPYGRGAGQGIEVGYQPFNPSPAFPYYPPEQTGTYQQGPVTQPIPQRGGGFPTQPQQPAQSPGPIQSHQPLPPPPAPGVSGPQAQSTGFSRRNQGQQPGQRRFTQMIKDRFQNSAPEMDSQIQPTGYIDTRMRQQSAEPQDSRSGFPWIGQGK